Proteins from one Patagioenas fasciata isolate bPatFas1 chromosome 6, bPatFas1.hap1, whole genome shotgun sequence genomic window:
- the ZNF644 gene encoding zinc finger protein 644 isoform X1, with translation MDDLEINTEVIGAKEEEEILCDDNFISEEEGGIPKPQESDTSFQKNNTLTLPEELSRDRSEKALSGGQTSLFIHTGAPTVSSENFILSRGTAVNGPVSHSTSTKTSIMNKGSVSLTTGQPVGHHTDSCSALTVVHDLQLPAKSTTQKSNQHQVLFLLPDVAHAKNLTHSIKNLPTSASIGCDSQKSVGNSVDSTLVGQVEVCEDDKNLLVKDDCVDTLTGVSSGTGDFGSGCDPSWDPQKEFIQFLMTNEETVEKSPIHCKVGLEKKRKRKMDVSKITRYTEDCFGDTSCIPSKSKLLNVDFLDQNEELQIIEPHKYSLSKIKPESTDEELEAVDAIQQLIYSPTSNCAEDTSPVHTSTFFPSTLKNKCEQNDSEPPSTFSTDEPSFYPCTKCNVNFREKKHLHRHMMYHLDGNSHFRHLNVPRPYACRECGRTFRDRNSLLKHMIIHQERRQKLMEEIRELKELQDEGRSARLQCPQCVFGTNCPKTFVQHAKTHEKDKRYYCCEECNFMAVTENELECHRGIAHGAVVKCSIIGSDMSQRKTQKKASLKDPYLGSSKKSSAYMCKMCPFTTSARSILKKHMEYLHPASCIEPFGSHIRLEKRKGSIIEESLNFSSRTKQLIKQSSTFPKNSVLKQDVKRSFGSTSQSSNFAKLHKRPYRIQKARKSVSQSSVSVCNLNSTNKTLLIRNSFEQKPNFHQAAKQKARVKTSSNYLYRYKYENYRMVKKSGDSYPFHLKKEEVDSVSSLHVFSSSSSPCNDCFVMDPSNLDCKRAEGCKDCRHVAVKRMVKESKRKGSVRGDDLDCYPDFLHKMTVVVLQKLNSAEKKDSYETEDESSWDNVELCDYTTQSLEDESYGDINQEHVNLFPIFKGKMEDHEAGDKSALGYEQNDGFYFEYYEDAEGGNFLHDLHDPQNLENVGSALPKHNSVFHWTDLSLEKKSCPYCPATFETGVGLSNHVRGHLHRAGLSYEARHVVSPEQIATSDKMQHFKRTGTGTPVKRVRKAIEKSETSSEHTCQLCGGWFDTKIGLSNHVRGHLKRLGKTKWDAHKSPICVLNEMMQNEEKYEKILKALNSRRIIPRPFVAQKYASNDDFLSQNVIPLEAYHNGLKTEDTSVSASEEEGLSFLNECDETKAVLHDGKKNQSLTLIELLKNKRLGEERNPNMSPQKIHNQTARKRFVQKCVLPLNEDSPLMYQPQKMDLTIQSALDCKQKKSRSRSGSKKKMLPLPHSADEVYILRCRFCGLVFRGPLSVQEDWIKHLQRHIVNANLPRTGAGMVEVTSLLKKPASITETSFSLLMAEAAS, from the exons ATGGATGATTTAGAGATAAATACTGAAGTCATTGGtgctaaagaagaagaagaaatcctgTGTGATGATAATTTCATATCTGAGGAAGAAGGTGGCATTCCTAAACCACAAGAGAGCGACACGTCATTTCAGAAGAACAATACATTGACTCTACCTGAGGAGCTGTCAAGGGACAGATCTGAAAAAGCCTTAAGTGGAGGCCAGACTTCTCTATTTATACACACTGGTGCTCCTACTGTTTCTAGTGAAAACTTTATCTTGTCTAGAGGAACGGCTGTTAATGGACCAGTTTCACACTCCACCTCAACTAAGACTTCCATTATGAATAAAGGCAGTGTTTCGTTAACCACTGGACAGCCTGTAGGTCATCACACAGATTCCTGCTCAGCTCTGACAGTGGTTCATGATCTTCAGCTGCCTGCAAAGAGTACAACACAGAAATCAAATCAGCAccaagttttatttttgttacctgaTGTAGCACATGCTAAGAACCTGACTCATTCCATTAAAAATCTACCTACCTCTGCTTCAATTGGTTGTGATTCACAGAAATCAGTAGGAAATAGCGTAGATAGCACTTTAGTAGGACAAGTAGAAGTTTGTGAGGATGATAAAAATTTACTAGTAAAAGATGATTGTGTTGATACATTAACAGGCGTTTCCTCAGGTACAGGTGATTTTGGATCGGGATGTGATCCCAGCTGGGATCCACAAAAAGAGTTTATACAGTTTCTTATGACAAATGAAGAAACAGTAGAGAAGTCTCCCATCCACTGTAAAGTAGGCTTAGAAAAAAAGCGAAAAAGGAAAATGGATGTTAGTAAAATAACACGCTATACTGAAGACTGTTTTGGTGATACCAGTTGTATTCCTAGTAAATCAAAACTATTAAATGTTGACTTCTTAGACCAGAATGAGGAGCTACAAATAATAGAACCACATAAATATTCATTGAGTAAAATAAAGCCTGAATCCACAGATGAAGAGCTGGAAGCTGTTGATGCCATCCAGCAACTCATTTATAGTCCCACTAGTAACTGTGCAGAAGATACTTCTCCTGTACACACTAGCACTTTTTTTCccagtactttaaaaaataaatgtgaacAGAATGATTCTGAACCGCCATCTACTTTCAGTACTGATGAACCATCGTTTTATCCCTGTACAAAGTGCAATGTGAATTTTAGGGAGAAGAAGCATCTGCATAGGCATATGATGTACCATTTAGATGGGAACAGTCATTTCCGACATCTCAATGTCCCCAGGCCCTATGCATGTAGGGAATGTGGAAGGACATTTCGAGATCGTAATTCACTTCTTAAACATATGATAATTCACCAGGAAAGAAGGCAGAAACTGATGGAAGAAATCCGTGAGCTGAAGGAACTTCAGGATGAGGGTAGGAGCGCACGGTTACAGTGCCCACAGTGTGTATTTGGTACCAATTGTCCCAAAACGTTTGTGCAGCACGCAAAGACCCATGAAAAAGATAAAAGATACTATTGCTGTGAGGAATGCAATTTCATGGCTGTGACTGAAAATGAACTGGAATGCCATCGAGGAATCGCTCATGGAGCAGTAGTCAAATGCTCAATTATTGGTAGCGACATGTCCCagaggaaaacacagaaaaaggcaTCCTTGAAAGATCCATATTTAGGATCCTCAAAAAAGTCATCAGCGTATATGTGTAAGATGTGCCCATTTACTACTTCAGctagaagcattttaaaaaaacacatggaATATTTGCATCCAGCATCATGCATTGAGCCCTTTGGTAGCCATATTAgactagaaaaaagaaaaggcagcataATAGAAGAATCTTTGAATTTCAGTAGCAGGACAAAACAGTTGATCAAACAATCTTCTACTTTTCCAAAGAACTCTGTTTTAAAACAGGATGTAAAAAGATCATTCGGCTCCACTTCGCAGTCCAGTAACTTCGCAAAACTTCACAAGAGACCCTACAGGATACAGAAGGCTCGGAAAAGCGTTTCACAGTCATCTGTAAGTGTGTGCAACCTAAATTCTACAAACAAGACCCTTTTAATTAGAAATAGCTTTGAACAGAAACCTAATTTTCATCaagcagcaaagcagaaagctAGGGTGAAAACAAGCAGTAATTATTTATATAGATACAAATATGAAAACTACAGAATGGTTAAAAAATCTGGTGACTCTTatccttttcatttaaaaaaggaaGAGGTTGACTCTGTCAGTTCTTTACATGTATTTTCTTCATCAAGTAGCCCCTGTAATGATTGTTTTGTCATGGATCCAAGTAATCTTGATTGCAAAAGGGCAGAAGGCTGTAAAGATTGTAGGCATGTAGCTGTAAAAAGAATGGTTAAAGAATCCAAGAGGAAAGGCTCTGTTAGAGGAGATGATTTGGATTGTTATCCAGATTTTCTGCATAAAATGACTGTTGTTGTTTTACAGAAACTTAACTCCGCTGAAAAAAAAGACAGCTATGAAACGGAGGATGAAAGTTCATGGGATAATGTTGAACTATGTGATTACACTACACAGTCTCTGGAGGATGAATCTTACGGTGATATTAATCAGGAGCATGTAAACCTGTTCCCCATATTCAAAGGTAAAATGGAAGATCATGAAGCTGGTGATAAATCGGCACTTGGTTACGAGCAGAATGATGGCTTTTATTTTGAGTATTATGAAGATGCTGAGGGTGGTAACTTCCTGCATGATTTGCATGATCCTCAGAATTTAGAAAATGTGGGATCCGCATTGCCAAAGCATAATTCAGTTTTCCATTGGACTGATTTGTCGCTTGAAAAGAAGTCCTGCCCATACTGTCCAGCAACCTTTGAAACAGGTGTCGGATTGTCTAATCACGTCAGAGGACATCTTCACAGAGCTGGACTAAGCTATGAAGCTCGTCATGTTGTTTCACCAGAACAGATAGCAACAAGTGACAAAATGCAACATTTTAAAAGAACTGGAACAGGAACTCCTGTTAAACGTGTTAGAAAAG CGATTGAGAAATCTGAAACTTCCTCTGAGCATACGTGTCAGCTCTGTGGAGGCTGGTTTGATACTAAAATTGGATTGTCTAATCATGTGCGAGGACACCTGAAGAGACTTGGCAAAACCAAGTGGGACGCACACAAGTCTCCGATCTGCGTTCTGAATGAGATGATGCAAAATGAAGAGAAGTATGAAAAAATCCTAAAGGCTTTGAACAGTCGCCGCATTATTCCCAGACCGTTTGTTGCTCAGAAATATGCATCAAATGATGACTTTTTATCTCAGAATGTTATACCTCTTGAAGCATACCATAATGGCCTAAAGACTGAAGAtacatctgtgtctgcatcaGAGGAAGAAGGGCTGAGTTTCCTAAATGAATGTGATGAAACAAAAGCAGTACTAcatgatgggaaaaaaaatcagtcacttACACTGATAGAACTCCTGAAAAATAAGAGGTTAGGAGAAGAAAGGAATCCTAATATGTCTCCTCAAAAGATTCATAATCAAACTGCAAGAAAGAGGTTTGTTCAGAAATGTGTTCTTCCACTAAATGAAGACAGTCCATTGATGTATCAGCCACAAAAAATGGACTTGACTATACAGTCAG CTTTAGACTGTAAGCAAAAGAAGTCAAGGTCAAGATctggaagcaagaaaaaaatgctgCCATTACCTCATAGTGCTGATGAAGTTTACATACTCAGATGCAG GTTTTGTGGTCTGGTCTTTCGAGGACCTTTGTCTGTTCAAGAAGACTGGATAAAGCACTTGCAGCGACACATTGTCAACGCAAATCTTCCACGGACTGGAGCGGGCATGGTTGAAGTCACATCACTACTTAAAAAGCCTGCTTCAATTACTGaaacttcattttctttactgatggcagAAGCAGCATCATAG
- the ZNF644 gene encoding zinc finger protein 644 isoform X2 has protein sequence MDDLEINTEVIGAKEEEEILCDDNFISEEEGGIPKPQESDTSFQKNNTLTLPEELSRDRSEKALSGGQTSLFIHTGAPTVSSENFILSRGTAVNGPVSHSTSTKTSIMNKGSVSLTTGQPVGHHTDSCSALTVVHDLQLPAKSTTQKSNQHQVLFLLPDVAHAKNLTHSIKNLPTSASIGCDSQKSVGNSVDSTLVGQVEVCEDDKNLLVKDDCVDTLTGVSSGTGDFGSGCDPSWDPQKEFIQFLMTNEETVEKSPIHCKVGLEKKRKRKMDVSKITRYTEDCFGDTSCIPSKSKLLNVDFLDQNEELQIIEPHKYSLSKIKPESTDEELEAVDAIQQLIYSPTSNCAEDTSPVHTSTFFPSTLKNKCEQNDSEPPSTFSTDEPSFYPCTKCNVNFREKKHLHRHMMYHLDGNSHFRHLNVPRPYACRECGRTFRDRNSLLKHMIIHQERRQKLMEEIRELKELQDEGRSARLQCPQCVFGTNCPKTFVQHAKTHEKDKRYYCCEECNFMAVTENELECHRGIAHGAVVKCSIIGSDMSQRKTQKKASLKDPYLGSSKKSSAYMCKMCPFTTSARSILKKHMEYLHPASCIEPFGSHIRLEKRKGSIIEESLNFSSRTKQLIKQSSTFPKNSVLKQDVKRSFGSTSQSSNFAKLHKRPYRIQKARKSVSQSSKLNSAEKKDSYETEDESSWDNVELCDYTTQSLEDESYGDINQEHVNLFPIFKGKMEDHEAGDKSALGYEQNDGFYFEYYEDAEGGNFLHDLHDPQNLENVGSALPKHNSVFHWTDLSLEKKSCPYCPATFETGVGLSNHVRGHLHRAGLSYEARHVVSPEQIATSDKMQHFKRTGTGTPVKRVRKAIEKSETSSEHTCQLCGGWFDTKIGLSNHVRGHLKRLGKTKWDAHKSPICVLNEMMQNEEKYEKILKALNSRRIIPRPFVAQKYASNDDFLSQNVIPLEAYHNGLKTEDTSVSASEEEGLSFLNECDETKAVLHDGKKNQSLTLIELLKNKRLGEERNPNMSPQKIHNQTARKRFVQKCVLPLNEDSPLMYQPQKMDLTIQSGMPVKLRTCVHCNTTFTSAVSLSNHLRAYARKKSAGLLTGTALDCKQKKSRSRSGSKKKMLPLPHSADEVYILRCRFCGLVFRGPLSVQEDWIKHLQRHIVNANLPRTGAGMVEVTSLLKKPASITETSFSLLMAEAAS, from the exons ATGGATGATTTAGAGATAAATACTGAAGTCATTGGtgctaaagaagaagaagaaatcctgTGTGATGATAATTTCATATCTGAGGAAGAAGGTGGCATTCCTAAACCACAAGAGAGCGACACGTCATTTCAGAAGAACAATACATTGACTCTACCTGAGGAGCTGTCAAGGGACAGATCTGAAAAAGCCTTAAGTGGAGGCCAGACTTCTCTATTTATACACACTGGTGCTCCTACTGTTTCTAGTGAAAACTTTATCTTGTCTAGAGGAACGGCTGTTAATGGACCAGTTTCACACTCCACCTCAACTAAGACTTCCATTATGAATAAAGGCAGTGTTTCGTTAACCACTGGACAGCCTGTAGGTCATCACACAGATTCCTGCTCAGCTCTGACAGTGGTTCATGATCTTCAGCTGCCTGCAAAGAGTACAACACAGAAATCAAATCAGCAccaagttttatttttgttacctgaTGTAGCACATGCTAAGAACCTGACTCATTCCATTAAAAATCTACCTACCTCTGCTTCAATTGGTTGTGATTCACAGAAATCAGTAGGAAATAGCGTAGATAGCACTTTAGTAGGACAAGTAGAAGTTTGTGAGGATGATAAAAATTTACTAGTAAAAGATGATTGTGTTGATACATTAACAGGCGTTTCCTCAGGTACAGGTGATTTTGGATCGGGATGTGATCCCAGCTGGGATCCACAAAAAGAGTTTATACAGTTTCTTATGACAAATGAAGAAACAGTAGAGAAGTCTCCCATCCACTGTAAAGTAGGCTTAGAAAAAAAGCGAAAAAGGAAAATGGATGTTAGTAAAATAACACGCTATACTGAAGACTGTTTTGGTGATACCAGTTGTATTCCTAGTAAATCAAAACTATTAAATGTTGACTTCTTAGACCAGAATGAGGAGCTACAAATAATAGAACCACATAAATATTCATTGAGTAAAATAAAGCCTGAATCCACAGATGAAGAGCTGGAAGCTGTTGATGCCATCCAGCAACTCATTTATAGTCCCACTAGTAACTGTGCAGAAGATACTTCTCCTGTACACACTAGCACTTTTTTTCccagtactttaaaaaataaatgtgaacAGAATGATTCTGAACCGCCATCTACTTTCAGTACTGATGAACCATCGTTTTATCCCTGTACAAAGTGCAATGTGAATTTTAGGGAGAAGAAGCATCTGCATAGGCATATGATGTACCATTTAGATGGGAACAGTCATTTCCGACATCTCAATGTCCCCAGGCCCTATGCATGTAGGGAATGTGGAAGGACATTTCGAGATCGTAATTCACTTCTTAAACATATGATAATTCACCAGGAAAGAAGGCAGAAACTGATGGAAGAAATCCGTGAGCTGAAGGAACTTCAGGATGAGGGTAGGAGCGCACGGTTACAGTGCCCACAGTGTGTATTTGGTACCAATTGTCCCAAAACGTTTGTGCAGCACGCAAAGACCCATGAAAAAGATAAAAGATACTATTGCTGTGAGGAATGCAATTTCATGGCTGTGACTGAAAATGAACTGGAATGCCATCGAGGAATCGCTCATGGAGCAGTAGTCAAATGCTCAATTATTGGTAGCGACATGTCCCagaggaaaacacagaaaaaggcaTCCTTGAAAGATCCATATTTAGGATCCTCAAAAAAGTCATCAGCGTATATGTGTAAGATGTGCCCATTTACTACTTCAGctagaagcattttaaaaaaacacatggaATATTTGCATCCAGCATCATGCATTGAGCCCTTTGGTAGCCATATTAgactagaaaaaagaaaaggcagcataATAGAAGAATCTTTGAATTTCAGTAGCAGGACAAAACAGTTGATCAAACAATCTTCTACTTTTCCAAAGAACTCTGTTTTAAAACAGGATGTAAAAAGATCATTCGGCTCCACTTCGCAGTCCAGTAACTTCGCAAAACTTCACAAGAGACCCTACAGGATACAGAAGGCTCGGAAAAGCGTTTCACAGTCATCT AAACTTAACTCCGCTGAAAAAAAAGACAGCTATGAAACGGAGGATGAAAGTTCATGGGATAATGTTGAACTATGTGATTACACTACACAGTCTCTGGAGGATGAATCTTACGGTGATATTAATCAGGAGCATGTAAACCTGTTCCCCATATTCAAAGGTAAAATGGAAGATCATGAAGCTGGTGATAAATCGGCACTTGGTTACGAGCAGAATGATGGCTTTTATTTTGAGTATTATGAAGATGCTGAGGGTGGTAACTTCCTGCATGATTTGCATGATCCTCAGAATTTAGAAAATGTGGGATCCGCATTGCCAAAGCATAATTCAGTTTTCCATTGGACTGATTTGTCGCTTGAAAAGAAGTCCTGCCCATACTGTCCAGCAACCTTTGAAACAGGTGTCGGATTGTCTAATCACGTCAGAGGACATCTTCACAGAGCTGGACTAAGCTATGAAGCTCGTCATGTTGTTTCACCAGAACAGATAGCAACAAGTGACAAAATGCAACATTTTAAAAGAACTGGAACAGGAACTCCTGTTAAACGTGTTAGAAAAG CGATTGAGAAATCTGAAACTTCCTCTGAGCATACGTGTCAGCTCTGTGGAGGCTGGTTTGATACTAAAATTGGATTGTCTAATCATGTGCGAGGACACCTGAAGAGACTTGGCAAAACCAAGTGGGACGCACACAAGTCTCCGATCTGCGTTCTGAATGAGATGATGCAAAATGAAGAGAAGTATGAAAAAATCCTAAAGGCTTTGAACAGTCGCCGCATTATTCCCAGACCGTTTGTTGCTCAGAAATATGCATCAAATGATGACTTTTTATCTCAGAATGTTATACCTCTTGAAGCATACCATAATGGCCTAAAGACTGAAGAtacatctgtgtctgcatcaGAGGAAGAAGGGCTGAGTTTCCTAAATGAATGTGATGAAACAAAAGCAGTACTAcatgatgggaaaaaaaatcagtcacttACACTGATAGAACTCCTGAAAAATAAGAGGTTAGGAGAAGAAAGGAATCCTAATATGTCTCCTCAAAAGATTCATAATCAAACTGCAAGAAAGAGGTTTGTTCAGAAATGTGTTCTTCCACTAAATGAAGACAGTCCATTGATGTATCAGCCACAAAAAATGGACTTGACTATACAGTCAG GTATGCCTGTGAAGCTTAGAACGTGTGTGCATTGCAATACGACGTTTACAAGTGCTGTTAGCCTGTCCAACCACTTACGCGCTTATGCACGAAAGAAGAGTGCTGGACTTTTGACTGGGACAG CTTTAGACTGTAAGCAAAAGAAGTCAAGGTCAAGATctggaagcaagaaaaaaatgctgCCATTACCTCATAGTGCTGATGAAGTTTACATACTCAGATGCAG GTTTTGTGGTCTGGTCTTTCGAGGACCTTTGTCTGTTCAAGAAGACTGGATAAAGCACTTGCAGCGACACATTGTCAACGCAAATCTTCCACGGACTGGAGCGGGCATGGTTGAAGTCACATCACTACTTAAAAAGCCTGCTTCAATTACTGaaacttcattttctttactgatggcagAAGCAGCATCATAG